The following coding sequences lie in one Seriola aureovittata isolate HTS-2021-v1 ecotype China chromosome 5, ASM2101889v1, whole genome shotgun sequence genomic window:
- the LOC130169347 gene encoding UDP-glucuronosyltransferase 3A1-like, which produces MGIVFWMFSLLALPVLQSAKILTVCLIGGSHYLLLDEISHNLHQRGHEVRMLLQLGNPIITGFSYEGRADSYQTSSWSLGEKYIKEYNGWFLEQQTQFLLGRDNFSNFLNFMGHLSYQCDKLLGDKDIITFLQKQHFDITILDAFNPCSFILAHRLGLHYVAFYPGTLNGPLSIALPSPLSYIPVFSSQLSDHMNVWGRVKNLFYSFLAPVGQELIWSTFRDVAERYLESGSTPGGLEELYQGAELWAFNTDFSLEFPQPLMPYTVLVGGLLNKPAKPLEQDLELWISSIGEAGFIVVTLGSMVSSVSVDPLLVELVAGFSRIPQGVIWRYDPKRWPSHLNRPPNLRLVDWLPLNDLLGHKQVRLFITHGGQNSLLQAVYHAVPVLGIPLFGDQFDNVVRAETKGLGLIISPTHITRELLSSTIQTLIQDTRFKSSALSLSKIHKSHPVPPALRLIQWVEHVLHSGGGAHLRPASLTQPWYQRYLLDLVLLLSLGLFGPVVLCWTFCRNKNSRYKHKKIQ; this is translated from the exons ATGGGGATTGTATTTTGGATGTTTTCTCTTCTGGCTCTTCCAGTACTTCAGTCTGCCAAGATCCTGACTGTCTGTCTAATTG GAGGAAGCCACTACTTGTTATTAGATGAAATTTCTCATAACTTACACCAGCGTGGCCATGAGGTCCGCATGCTCTTGCAACTGGGCAACCCTATTATCACAG GTTTCTCTTATGAAGGCCGTGCAGACAGTTACCAGACGAGCTCCTGGTCCTTAGGAGAGAAATATATCAAAGAATACAATGGCTGGTTCCTGGagcaacaaacacagtttttactGGGAAG ggATAACTTTAGtaactttttaaatttcatggGGCACCTGTCCTATCAGTGTGACAAGCTCTTAGGGGATAAAGACATCATAACTTTCCTCCAGAAGCAACACTTCGACATCACCATCCTTGATGCTTTTAACCCCTGTTCCTTCATCCTGGCACACAGACTTG GTCTCCACTACGTAGCTTTCTATCCTGGCACTCTGAATGGTCCTCTGTCCATCGCCCTTCCCAGCCCACTCTCCTACATCCCAGTCTTCAGCTCCCAGCTGTCCGACCACATGAACGTCTGGGGTCGTGTGAAGAacctcttttattcttttcttgcTCCAGTAG GCCAGGAACTTATATGGTCAACATTTAGGGACGTAGCTGAACGCTACCTTGAGTCAGGCTCAACCCCTGGTGGTCTGGAGGAGCTATACCAAGGAGCTGAACTCTGGGCCTTCAACACTGACTTTTCACTGGAGTTCCCACAGCCTCTTATGCCCTACACTGTGCTGGTGGGAGGTCTACTGAATAAACCTGCAAAGCCTCTTGAACAG GATCTTGAGTTGTGGATCTCCAGTATTGGAGAAGCAGGTTTCATTGTTGTGACTCTGGGATCAAtggtctcttctgtctctgtggacCCACTGCTTGTGGAGCTGGTGGCTGGCTTCTCCAGGATTCCTCAGGGGGTGATCTGGAG GTATGACCCCAAGCGATGGCCATCTCACCTGAACAGACCTCCCAATCTCAGGCTAGTGGACTGGCTGCCTCTCAATGACCTGCTGG GCCACAAACAAGTACGTCTCTTTATCACCCATGGTGGACAAAACAGCCTGCTCCAGGCAGTGTACCACGCTGTTCCTGTGCTGGGAATCCCTCTGTTTGGGGACCAGTTTGATAATGTGGTAAGGGCTGAAACAAAGGGACTTGGCCTCATCATCAGCCCCACACACATCACCAGGGAACTGCTCAGTTCCACTATTCAAACACTGATTCAGGACACCAG gTTCAAGTCTTCAGCTTTATCCCTTAGTAAGATCCACAAATCCCATCCTGTCCCTCCAGCCCTTCGACTCATCCAGTGGGTGGAGCACGTCCTGCACAGTGGAGGTGGTGCTCATTTAAGGCCAGCTTCACTGACACAACCATGGTACCAGAGATACCTGCTGGACCTGGTGCTTCTTCTCTCCCTGGGCCTTTTTGGTCCTGTAGTTCTCTGCTGGACTTTCTGTAGAAACAAGAATAGCAggtataaacacaaaaaaatacaatag
- the LOC130169521 gene encoding betaine--homocysteine S-methyltransferase 1-like, whose product MAPAKKGILERLNAGEVVIGDGGFVFALEKRGYVKAGPWTPEAAAEYPEAVRQLHREFLRAGANVMQTFTFYASDDKLENRGNKLTFTGAQINEAACDLAREVANEGDALVAGGVSQTPSYLSCKSETDVKAIFKKQLDVFIKKDVDFLIAEYFEHVEEAVWAVEVLKETGKPVAASLCIGPDGDMHGISPAECAVRLVKAGAQIVGINCHFDPMTCVKAVKMMKEGVEKAGLKAHYMVQPLAFHTPDCNCQGFIDLPEFPFGLEPRILSRWDMHKYAREAYNAGIHFIGGCCGFEPYHIRAVAEELAPERGFLPAASEKHGNWGAGLEMHTKPWVRARARRDYWENLKPASGRPQCPSMAVPDGWGVTKGHADLMQQREATSQDQLKQLFDRSKTH is encoded by the exons ATGGCACCAGCAAAGAAG GGAATCTTGGAGCGTCTTAACGCTGGTGAGGTCGTGATTGGCGATGGAGGCTTCGTGTTCGCCCTGGAGAAGAGAGGCTACGTGAAGGCTGGTCCCTGGACCCCCGAGGCCGCTGCAGAGTACCCTGAAGCAG TGCGACAGCTGCACAGGGAGTTCCTGAGGGCCGGGGCCAACGTTATGCAGACCTTCACCTTCTATGCCAGTGATGACAAACTGGAGAACAGGGGCAACAAGCTCACCTTCACT GGTGCTCAGATCAATGAGGCCGCCTGCGATCTGGCCCGTGAGGTTGCCAATGAGGGCGACGCTCTGGTTGCCGGAGGAGTGTCTCAGACTCCATCCTACCTGAGCTGCAAGAGTGAGACAGACGTGAAGGCCATCTTCAAGAAACAGTTGGATGTGTTCATCAAGAAAGACGTGGACTTCCTGATTGCtgag TACTTTGAGCATGTTGAAGAGGCCGTGTGGGCTGTGGAGGTGCTGAAGGAGACAGGGAAGCCCGTGGCTGCTTCTCTGTGTATCGGACCAGACGGAGACATGCACGGTATCTCTCCTGCAGAGTGCGCTGTCAGGCTGGTCAAAGCTG GTGCCCAGATTGTTGGAATCAACTGCCACTTTGACCCCATGACCTGTGTGAAGGCTGTCAAGATGATGAAGGAGGGAGTGGAGAAGGCTGGGCTCAAGGCTCACTACATGGTGCAGCCCCTGGCATTCCACACCCCCGACTGCAACTGTCAGGGATTCATCGATCTGCCAGAGTTCCCCTTCG GTCTGGAGCCCAGGATTCTGAGCCGCTGGGACATGCACAAGTACGCCAGGGAGGCCTACAATGCTGGCATTCACTTCATTGGTGGCTGCTGTGGATTTGAGCCTTATCACATCAGGGCTGTGGCAGAGGAGCTGGCCCCTGAGAGAGGCTTCCTCCCAGCTGCATCAGAGAAACACGGCAACTGGGGTGCTGGTCTGGAGATGCACACCAAGCCCTGGGTCAGAGCCAG AGCCCGCCGTGACTACTGGGAGAACCTGAAGCCAGCTTCCGGTCGGCCCCAGTGTCCCTCCATGGCTGTCCCCGATGGCTGGGGTGTTACTAAGGGCCATGCTGATCTcatgcagcagagagaagcCACCTCTCAGGACCAACTCAAACAGCTGTTCGACAGGTCAAAGACCCACTGA
- the LOC130169520 gene encoding betaine--homocysteine S-methyltransferase 1-like — translation MAPVKKGILERLSAGEVVIGDGGFVFALEKRGYVKAGPWTPEATVTHPEAVRQLHREFLRAGSNVMQAFTFYASDDKLENRGQTLRITGAQVNEAACDLAREVASEGDALVAGGVSQTPSYLSCKSETEVKAIFKKQLEVFMKKNVDFLIAEYFEHVEEAEWAVQVLKTSGKPVAASLCIGPEGDMHGISPGECAVRLVKAGAQIVGVNCHFDPMTCVKAVKMMKEGVEKAGLKAHYMVQPLAYHTPDCNCQGFIDLPEFPFGLEPRILTRWDMHKYAREAYKAGIRFIGGCCGFEPYHIRAVAEELASERGIIPPGSEKHGMWGSGLEMHTKPWVRARARRDYWEQLMPASGRPKCPSFSTPEGWGVTKGHADLLQHKEATSTQEMKHVLEMQKKVKTSA, via the exons ATGGCACCTGTCAAGAAG GGTATCCTTGAACGGCTGAGCGCTGGAGAGGTGGTGATTGGCGATGGAGGTTTTGTGTTTGCTCTAGAGAAGAGGGGGTACGTAAAGGCTGGGCCATGGACTCCTGAGGCGACTGTCACCCATCCTGAGGCTG TGCGGCAGCTGCACAGGGAGTTCCTGAGGGCAGGATCTAATGTCATGCAGGCATTCACATTCTACGCCAGTGATGACAAACTGGAGAACAGGGGTCAGACACTGAGAATCACT GGAGCACAAGTCAACGAGGCAGCCTGTGACCTGGCAAGGGAAGTCGCCAGTGAGGGCGACGCTCTGGTAGCTGGTGGAGTGTCTCAGACTCCATCCTACCTGAGCTGcaagagtgagacagaggtgAAGGCCATCTTCAAGAAGCAGCTGGAAGTGTTCATGAAGAAGAATGTGGATTTCCTCATCGCTGAG TACTTTGAGCACGTTGAGGAGGCCGAGTGGGCCGTGCAAGTGCTGAAGACCAGCGGGaaacctgtagctgcttctctgtgcaTCGGACCAGAGGGAGACATGCATGGCATCTCACCCGGAGAGTGTGCTGTCAGGCTGGTGAAGGCTG GTGCCCAGATTGTTGGAGTCAACTGCCACTTTGACCCCATGACCTGTGTGAAGGCTGTTAAGATGATGAAGGAGGGAGTGGAGAAGGCTGGGCTCAAGGCTCACTACATGGTGCAGCCCCTGGCATACCACACCCCCGACTGCAACTGTCAGGGATTCATCGACCTGCCAGAGTTCCCCTTCg GCCTGGAGCCCAGGATCCTGACCCGCTGGGACATGCACAAATACGCCAGAGAGGCCTACAAGGCTGGCATCAGATTCATTGGCGGCTGCTGTGGGTTTGAGCCTTACCACATCAGGGCTGTGGCAGAGGAGCTGGCCTCTGAGAGAGGGATAATCCCTCCTGGCTCAGAGAAACATGGAATGTGGGGTTCTGGTCTGGAGATGCACACCAAACCCTGGGTTAGAGCCAG GGCCCGTCGTGACTACTGGGAGCAACTCATGCCTGCATCTGGTCGTCCCAAGTGCCCATCCTTTTCCACACCAGAAGGCTGGGGTGTGACCAAGGGCCACGCTGAcctgctgcagcacaaagaGGCCACCAGCACCCAGGAGATGAAGCATGTGCTGGAGATGCAGAAGAAGGTCAAGACATCAGCATGA
- the mrps36 gene encoding 28S ribosomal protein S36, mitochondrial, protein MGSKVSSKMAAPAARVIQAVRPHAPLIKFPNRQGVPKPNAQEALKTLAVNFPQHNAQPSAAAPPPLSRPSAPISGMPDTLASIQLLPARYRRRPLTADEMDFIQRGGPE, encoded by the exons ATGGGGAGCAAAGTCAGCTCCAAAATGGCAGCTCCAGCCGCCCGAGTTATTCAG gcTGTACGGCCTCATGCTCCTCTGATCAAGTTCCCCAACAGACAAGGCGTCCCAAAGCCCAATG CCCAAgaggcattaaaaacattagcaGTTAACTTTCCACAACACAACGCACAACCTTCAGCTGCAGCACCGCCTCCGTTATCGAGACCTTCTGCCCCAATCTCTGGCATGCCAGACACACTGGCCTCTATTCAGCTACTCCCTGCAAGGTACCGCAGGAGACCGTTGACAGCGGATGAAATGGACTTCATCCAG CGCGGTGGACCAGAGTGA
- the pdxp gene encoding pyridoxal phosphate phosphatase has product MAGAFGFKGCQKIRGPQIRNLLEAKDFFLFDCDGVIWNGEKAISGAAKVVSSLIRQGKNVVFVTNNCTRPRENYVSKFYRLGFTDVMLEQIFSSSYCSALYLRDVVKVRGQVFVIGCDGLCRELQEAGIPCVEEADDPDATIYNCALAPDVKAVLVGHDDKLTFLKLAKASCYLKDPECLFLATDNDPWHPLSGGRILPGSGSLTAALEVASGRKATVIGKPSRFMFECISSQFRGVDPAQCLMVGDRLETDMLFGSNCGLDTMLTLTGVSQIEEAQEYRNSELTTNHSLVPDYVVDTIADFLPAFEELDEQSN; this is encoded by the exons ATGGCAGGCGCCTTTGGGTTCAAAGGCTGCCAGAAAATTCGAGGTCCGCAGATTAGAAATCTGTTGGAGGCGAAGGACTTCTTTCTCTTCGACTGCGACGGGGTCATATGGAACGGAGAGAAGGCGATATCGGGCGCGGCGAAGGTGGTGAGTTCGCTGATCCGACAAGGCAAAAACGTAGTGTTCGTCACCAACAACTGCACCAGGCCCCGGGAGAATTATGTGAGTAAGTTCTACCGGCTGGGCTTCACCGACGTGATGCTGGAGCAGATCTTCAGCTCGTCGTACTGCTCGGCTCTCTACCTGAGAGACGTCGTCAAGGTCCGTGGCCAGGTGTTCGTCATCGGCTGCGACGGActgtgcagagagctgcaggaggcggGCATCCCCTGCGTGGAGGAGGCGGATGATCCGGACGCTACCATCTACAACTGCGCCTTGGCTCCGGACGTTAAGGCGGTGCTGGTGGGACATGATGATAAACTGACTTTTCTCAAACTGGCCAAAGCCTCGTGCTACCTGAAGGACCCGGAGTGTCTGTTCCTGGCCACCGACAACGACCCCTGGCACCCTCTGTCAGGTGGAAGGATACTGCCAG GTTCTGGGTCCCTCACTGCAGCCCTGGAGGTGGCCTCAGGCCGCAAAGCCACTGTGATCGGCAAGCCCAGTCGCTTCATGTTCGAGTGCATCTCCAGCCAGTTTAGGGGGGTGGACCCCGCCCAGTGCCTGATGGTCGGGGACCGCTTGGAGACAGACATGCTGTTTGGGTCCAACTGCGGCCTTGACACCATGCTCACCCTCACTGGCGTGTCTCAGATCGAGGAGGCACAGGAGTACAGGAATAGTGAGCTGACCACCAACCACAGCTTGGTGCCCGACTACGTGGTGGACACCATCGCTGATTTCTTACCTGCTTTTGAGGAACTGGACGAACAGAGCAATTGA